atactacccaagtcacaagacacaggagctgagaacgaaaataatggagttcacccaaggagcggacgaacctttgcatgaagcttgggaaagatatgaagaactcatccGCCAATGACCTCAACATCAGTTCACTaatgtcatgttgatgcagttcttcttcGATGGGTTAGtacaaactgcccaatttatggtggatagcacggcaggaggaaacatagctcggaagacagcTGCAGACCTGAAAGAAattttcaagaccttggccgaaagctcccaacagaagtccgtccgtggaagaagagttgaagccagTGCTGTGACAAAtcagttcgagatgcagcaacaattggcttcgatcatgcgagaagttcaacagctcaagatggaaaagatggaaaattctccagttcagagctcaGCGCCGCCGATGATAACTCAACCGAATCCAGCACTGCCAATGTCAACTCCACAGAACCCATCCATACATTATGTTGAGCCGTGTGGTatctgtggagatttcagccatggagctaatgagtgccatagaatgggagagtttaccccggaaggacaagctgaggtctatgcagCACAAGGATTCCAAACCTACAATCAAGTGCAAAACAGACCATATGGCCAGAGCATGAATCAAGGTCCACAAAATATCGTTGGAGGATGGAGGAGTCAGCCGAATGgaggatggggaaatcaaaattttggggggaaacaattccgtcgaccaccccagATGGGCTATCAACAACAACAGTATTTCCCACCACCGCAGGGGCCTTCTCAACCATACAGACCACAATACCAACAACAGCAATCCATTCCGCAACAGAATACGCCGTCgattccaccacaaaaatccaTGCTCGAAGAAACACTGCAAGCCTTTATGGAGATGAGCAAACAAAGTATAGAGTCTCAAGCTTCTACGATCAAAAGGCTCGAGACTACGGTTGGACAACTTTCCGGTgccttgaatcaaatccaacaacaacagcaacccGAGAAGTTTCATGGTCAACCTGCTCAGACGCATCAAGCTCTTGCTGTAACTGTTCTTCgcagtggtaagatggtggataacaaagtggaggTTCCTAATTTGACCAGTGCAGAGCAGCCAAGCTCTAccgtgaccagagcagagctgccgtGTTCTGTCCAGCCTAGACCAGAGTTGCCGAGCTTAGCGCTGACCAGCCCGACTGATGGAGAGACGGCAGACAAGCAAAAGGAatgagagaaggagaaggaggtcaagctccacaaagctactGCACCATATCGACCATCGATTCCTTTTCCGAACAGATTGAGAAACGAGAAGCAGGACCGTCAGTTTGAAGaattctacaacatgttggccaaggtaaatgtgaatttgcctcttcttgatgtgatccgaaatgtgcctgcatatgtgaaattcttcaaggaattggcatccaacaaaagaaggttcgGTGACAATGAGAAGGTGTTGGTCTCCGAAGTTGCAAAcgcaatcatgcagcaatctttGCCACCAAAGCAacgcgatccaggtagttttgtgattaatattgctttgggaaatggtaaggaagccacgggtatgttGGATCTGGGGGCTTGGATtaacttgatgccttactctatttatcaacaattagagttaggtaatttaaaatctactcgcatgtgcctccaacttgctgataggtccgtCGGGTATCCCCGTGGTATAGTAGAAGATATCCTAGTTAGAGTCGGGGGTCTGATAGTGCCCGTTGATTTTGTCGTACtggagattggggatgtgcacgagaatggtagagatcatACTTTGCTATTAGGAAggccctttatggcgaccactaacacgttgattgatgtaaaaaatggaactattaaaatgtcAGTCTTggggg
This sequence is a window from Salvia miltiorrhiza cultivar Shanhuang (shh) unplaced genomic scaffold, IMPLAD_Smil_shh fragScaff_scaffold_140_2, whole genome shotgun sequence. Protein-coding genes within it:
- the LOC131002478 gene encoding RNA polymerase II degradation factor 1-like, whose product is MGYQQQQYFPPPQGPSQPYRPQYQQQQSIPQQNTPSIPPQKSMLEETLQAFMEMSKQSIESQASTIKRLETTVGQLSGALNQIQQQQQPEKFHGQPAQTHQALAVTVLRSGKMVDNKVEVPNLTSAEQPSSTVTRAELPCSVQPRPELPSLALTSPTDGETADKQKE